From the genome of Coleofasciculus sp. FACHB-1120, one region includes:
- a CDS encoding CHASE2 domain-containing protein, which translates to MLGTQLGGRYKVVKVLGAGGFSQTYIAEDTQRPGNPRCVVKHLKPARQDPAFLHMARRMFQTEAKTLEKLGHHQQIPHLLAYFEEDQQFYLVQEFIEGSPLSEELHQGTCLGESEVIQFLQDVLGILEFVHGYQVIHRDIKPSNLIRRRPDGKLVLIDFGAVKEIRTQLTSGTDQTNITVGIGTQGYVPSEQLAGKPKYSSDIYALGITAIQLLTGFRPNHLPEDPETSEIIWRDKAEVSDRLAAILEKMVRYHFRDRYQSATEVSQAIASLTEVSFSETTPVPEEFSPENLADKSGEKISDRAGVLEKKASPIRLAIASILATGLLLGVRQLGGLQSLELATFDQMVRLRFATRVLGDLDRSSPMEGPDPRLLVVEITEADIKAQNRYPLSDRTLHQLLVQLERHQPRVIGLDIYRDIPIEPGHAELAKQLQKSDRIIPVCKISDLDNPGVAPPKTVPEDRLGFDDLVIDPDNAVRRSLLFATSDVGACKTPYSLGARLALRYLEQLGIEAQPHPKNYLQLNSIVFKPLEPNFGGYQQADSGGYQILLDYRSAHNIAQQVTLTEVLKGQINPDWVRDRIVLIGVTTPTVDNAFYTPYGGGRKMFGVKVQAQTISQILSVVLDKRPLFWSWSEWVELLWIVGWAAVGGILTWRIRHPLRLIAVGTATLGVLFVTGFYFFMQAGWVPVAAPALGLLVSGGSAVVCRLAPKRRKQRQNNPPQKTPQEMVSAPIDHCPPEERIPADTLSPQEVTFHSGSTQTTMGGSLEPNQRHSFSLAATEGQLLTVAAVEGNVNITVIDPEGQTVGTITDGAHWQGLLPSDGNYKIEVYSPDASVYTVSFDVGEDTTESLNPTILTNSHLNK; encoded by the coding sequence ATGCTGGGAACACAACTGGGAGGGCGCTATAAAGTAGTCAAAGTCCTAGGAGCTGGAGGATTTAGTCAAACTTATATTGCTGAGGACACGCAGCGACCGGGAAACCCTAGGTGTGTCGTCAAGCACCTCAAACCTGCCCGCCAAGATCCGGCTTTTTTGCATATGGCTCGGCGGATGTTCCAAACCGAGGCAAAAACGCTTGAAAAACTGGGACATCACCAGCAAATCCCCCATCTGCTAGCTTACTTTGAAGAAGACCAACAATTTTACCTGGTGCAGGAGTTCATTGAAGGTTCTCCCCTGAGTGAGGAATTGCACCAAGGTACGTGCTTGGGCGAATCTGAAGTTATTCAGTTTTTGCAGGATGTACTGGGCATCCTAGAGTTTGTTCATGGTTATCAAGTCATCCACCGCGACATCAAGCCGAGCAATTTGATCCGGCGGCGACCGGACGGCAAATTAGTCTTAATTGACTTTGGCGCGGTCAAGGAAATCCGCACCCAGTTGACGAGTGGAACCGATCAGACCAACATTACAGTGGGAATTGGCACTCAGGGTTATGTGCCCAGCGAACAATTAGCCGGTAAGCCAAAATACAGTAGCGATATCTATGCCTTGGGGATCACTGCGATCCAACTGTTGACAGGGTTTAGACCCAACCATCTACCAGAAGATCCTGAAACCTCTGAGATTATTTGGCGGGATAAAGCCGAGGTCAGCGATCGCCTAGCAGCGATTTTAGAAAAGATGGTACGATACCACTTCCGCGATCGCTACCAGTCCGCGACAGAAGTCAGCCAAGCGATCGCTTCATTGACTGAGGTATCCTTTTCGGAAACTACGCCCGTTCCAGAAGAATTTTCTCCAGAAAATCTCGCTGACAAAAGCGGGGAAAAAATTAGCGATCGCGCGGGTGTCCTTGAGAAAAAAGCGTCGCCGATCCGTTTAGCGATCGCAAGTATCCTCGCGACTGGCTTGCTGCTGGGGGTGAGGCAACTGGGAGGCTTGCAGTCCTTGGAATTGGCAACCTTCGATCAGATGGTGCGGTTACGGTTTGCGACGCGGGTATTGGGAGACTTAGATCGTTCATCCCCGATGGAAGGGCCAGATCCTCGCCTCCTGGTCGTCGAAATCACCGAAGCAGATATCAAAGCTCAAAACAGATATCCGCTATCCGATCGGACTCTGCATCAGCTATTAGTGCAACTAGAACGGCATCAACCGCGAGTCATCGGTTTGGATATCTACCGCGATATCCCGATCGAACCCGGTCATGCAGAATTAGCCAAGCAATTGCAAAAGAGCGATCGCATCATTCCCGTCTGCAAAATCAGCGATCTCGATAATCCTGGAGTGGCACCGCCCAAAACTGTCCCAGAAGACCGCCTTGGCTTCGACGATCTGGTGATCGACCCCGATAATGCCGTTCGCCGCAGTCTTTTGTTTGCAACTTCCGATGTTGGTGCTTGTAAGACTCCCTACTCCCTAGGTGCGCGTCTGGCGCTGCGCTACCTGGAACAACTGGGAATCGAGGCACAACCGCACCCGAAAAACTATCTCCAACTCAATTCAATTGTATTCAAACCCCTAGAACCAAATTTTGGAGGATACCAGCAGGCAGATTCAGGCGGCTACCAGATCCTGCTTGATTATCGCTCTGCTCACAATATTGCCCAGCAGGTAACACTCACTGAAGTTTTAAAAGGTCAGATCAACCCAGATTGGGTTAGAGATCGCATTGTTCTGATCGGTGTCACCACACCCACGGTTGATAACGCCTTTTACACCCCCTACGGAGGTGGGCGTAAGATGTTTGGGGTAAAAGTGCAAGCACAAACCATCAGCCAAATCCTCAGTGTCGTTCTAGACAAGCGACCTTTGTTTTGGTCTTGGTCGGAATGGGTTGAGCTGTTATGGATTGTGGGATGGGCAGCCGTTGGGGGCATTTTAACTTGGCGAATCCGTCATCCCCTGCGATTGATTGCGGTTGGAACTGCAACGCTAGGCGTCTTGTTTGTGACTGGCTTCTATTTCTTTATGCAGGCAGGTTGGGTACCTGTAGCAGCACCAGCGCTGGGTTTGCTGGTTAGCGGCGGCTCCGCAGTCGTCTGTCGGCTGGCTCCAAAAAGAAGAAAACAACGACAAAACAACCCGCCCCAAAAGACGCCCCAAGAGATGGTTTCAGCACCGATAGATCACTGCCCACCAGAGGAGCGAATCCCAGCAGATACGCTATCCCCGCAGGAGGTCACTTTCCACTCAGGTTCTACACAAACAACGATGGGTGGCAGCTTAGAACCCAATCAGCGCCACTCTTTCTCGCTTGCCGCCACTGAGGGGCAGCTATTGACGGTGGCAGCGGTAGAAGGCAACGTCAATATCACTGTGATCGATCCGGAAGGGCAAACTGTCGGGACGATTACCGATGGGGCACATTGGCAAGGATTGCTGCCTTCTGATGGCAATTACAAAATTGAAGTGTACTCGCCTGATGCATCTGTTTATACAGTTAGTTTTGATGTGGGAGAGGATACAACAGAAAGTTTAAACCCCACAATTTTGACAAATTCTCACCTGAACAAATAG